From the genome of Amycolatopsis camponoti:
GGGCAGCCGCTCACGCAGGGTCGCCCGGGCGCGCTGCAGCGCGCTGTTCGCCGACGCGACGCTCGTCTCCAGCAGGTCCGCCGTCTCCTTCGCCGACCAGCCCAGGACGTCCCGCAGGACGAGCGCCGCCCGCTGCCGCGGCGGCAGGTACTGGACGGCGGCGAGGTAGGCCAGCTCGATCGTCTCCCGCTCGACGACGACGGCGTCCGGCCCGGCCTCGTCCAGCAGCCGGTCCGGGACGGGCTCGAGCCACGGCAGGTCCAGTGCGGCGAGGGGACCCTCGGGTTCGCCGGCGGGCCCGAGCTGGTCGGGCAGCACCCGCCGCGGCCGCCGCGCGAGGACGTCGAGGCAGGCGTTCGTCGCGATCCGGTACAGCCAGGTCCGCACGCCGGACCGGCCTTCGAACCGGTCGCGGGCCTTCCACGCGCGCAGGAAGGTCTCCTGGGCGAGGTCTTCGGCGTCGCTCAGCGAGCCGAGCATCCGGTAGCAGTGCACCTGGATCTCCCGCCGATGCCGTGCGACGACCGTCTCGAAGTCCGGAACGTGGCCCACCCGCGCACGCTAGCGCACACGGGCGGCGGGAGTCAGGTTTCGCGACGCCGGATCCGGCCGCTCGCGCGGCCGTTCCCGGGAGCTGGGAGACTGCCCCCGTGAGCGGAACGGTGCTGGTACTGGGCGGACGCAGCGAAATCGGACGGGCGGTGGCGGAACGCCTGGCCGGCGACCACCGGCGGTTCGTCCTGGCCGCCCGGCCGGGCGCGGACCTGACCGCCGCCACGGCCTCCCTCCGCGGAGCCGGGGCCGAGACCGTCGAGACGGCCGAGTTCGACGCCGACGACCTCGCCGCCCACGGCCCCTTCCTCGAGAAGGTCGCCGCCGAGCACGGGTCCCTGGACGTCGTCGTGCTCGCCTTCGGCATCCTCGGCGACCAGGCGCGCGCCGAAGAAGACGCCGCCCACGCCGCCGCGATCGTCCACACCGACTACGTCGCCCAGGTCGGCGTGCTGACCCACGCCGCGAACCTGCTGCGCGCCCAGGGTCACGGCAGCCTCGTCGTGTTCTCCTCCGTCGCCGGGGTGCGCGTGCGGCGCGCGAACTACGTCTACGGCTCGGCGAAGGCCGGCCTCGACGGCTTCGCGAGCGGCCTCGCCGACGCCCTCCACGGCTCCGGCGTCCACCTCCTGCTCGTCCGGCCC
Proteins encoded in this window:
- a CDS encoding SDR family NAD(P)-dependent oxidoreductase, whose product is MSGTVLVLGGRSEIGRAVAERLAGDHRRFVLAARPGADLTAATASLRGAGAETVETAEFDADDLAAHGPFLEKVAAEHGSLDVVVLAFGILGDQARAEEDAAHAAAIVHTDYVAQVGVLTHAANLLRAQGHGSLVVFSSVAGVRVRRANYVYGSAKAGLDGFASGLADALHGSGVHLLLVRPGFVIGRMTEGMSPAPFSSTPAQVADATVAALRKRRGVVWVPGVLRPVFFGMRLLPRAIWRRMPR
- a CDS encoding RNA polymerase subunit sigma-70; translated protein: MGHVPDFETVVARHRREIQVHCYRMLGSLSDAEDLAQETFLRAWKARDRFEGRSGVRTWLYRIATNACLDVLARRPRRVLPDQLGPAGEPEGPLAALDLPWLEPVPDRLLDEAGPDAVVVERETIELAYLAAVQYLPPRQRAALVLRDVLGWSAKETADLLETSVASANSALQRARATLRERLPAHRAEWTAGAATAGETALLKRFIAAYEAGDPQAVARLLHEEARAVMPPYALWFDSGAAIVRALSLSLDPASPHCVGRFRMRPTRANRQPAVATWLRRPGEDEFRWFGVSLLTVEDGLITELAAFESVPAAVWGLPETWRDE